Proteins encoded by one window of Erwinia pyrifoliae DSM 12163:
- a CDS encoding FliM/FliN family flagellar motor switch protein, with protein MSEATPLNLPHLSRAGARSQNRLAGAHHYPFTLGDESGALYILHILPGAQQPSVEQSHWRCALGAFSLANAAPLLNLLSQCPVPASGANPPDGDWQWTLFNQYLSPELALLLGELQPDDPPQDGEVNARLHVRLGDRHAECPLRLGHAQLAHWLSQPGWQSSRTALADAMTYTQPLVLGRITLCTEQLQALTAGDLLIPPISYFTPDGQGSLTVAGQRLYGELQLPHHFLLNHLESTALNSADDDALNEGSQPEFLSGEERPQLASLPLSLEVRCGRTALTLGELQRLQAGSVVTLDNVTPGEAGLYHGDTLIARGELVDVEGHLGLQLTQLLLTSRQEVG; from the coding sequence ATGAGCGAGGCAACCCCGCTGAATTTGCCGCACCTCAGCCGCGCCGGGGCGCGGTCGCAAAACCGCCTTGCCGGCGCTCACCATTACCCTTTTACCCTGGGCGATGAGTCGGGCGCGCTTTATATACTGCATATACTGCCGGGCGCACAGCAGCCGTCGGTTGAACAGAGCCACTGGCGCTGCGCGCTGGGGGCTTTTTCTCTCGCCAATGCCGCGCCGTTGCTGAACCTGCTGTCACAGTGTCCAGTGCCGGCATCGGGCGCTAACCCGCCGGACGGCGACTGGCAATGGACGCTGTTCAACCAGTATTTAAGCCCGGAGCTGGCTCTGCTGCTTGGCGAGCTTCAGCCGGATGACCCACCGCAAGACGGCGAGGTCAACGCCAGACTGCACGTCAGGCTGGGCGATCGCCATGCTGAATGCCCGCTACGCCTCGGCCATGCGCAGCTGGCGCACTGGCTTAGCCAGCCGGGTTGGCAATCCAGCCGGACGGCGCTTGCGGACGCAATGACTTACACCCAGCCGCTGGTGTTGGGGCGCATCACGCTGTGCACGGAACAGCTGCAGGCGTTAACCGCCGGCGACCTGCTAATCCCCCCCATTAGCTATTTTACCCCGGACGGCCAGGGCAGCCTGACCGTTGCCGGGCAGCGGTTATATGGTGAATTGCAGTTGCCCCACCATTTTTTGCTTAACCATTTGGAGAGTACCGCCTTGAACAGCGCCGACGACGATGCACTAAACGAAGGTTCACAGCCTGAATTCCTCAGCGGCGAAGAGCGTCCGCAGCTGGCATCACTGCCGCTGTCGCTGGAAGTACGCTGTGGCCGCACCGCACTGACGCTGGGCGAGCTGCAACGGTTGCAGGCGGGCAGCGTGGTGACGCTGGACAACGTCACGCCGGGCGAAGCCGGTTTGTACCACGGTGACACCCTGATTGCGCGCGGTGAACTGGTGGATGTGGAAGGCCATCTGGGATTACAGCTTACCCAGCTGCTGCTGACATCCCGGCAGGAGGTTGGATGA
- the sctR gene encoding type III secretion system export apparatus subunit SctR, with the protein MNTEQFDPMTFALFLGALSLIPMLMIVCTCFLKISMVLLITRNAIGVQQVPPNMALYGIALAATLFVMAPVFNQMQQQFSQVPADLSSMDNLKTSVSNGVAPLQKFMTHNTDPDILIHLQENSVRMWPKEMSDSVSKDNLLLVIPAFVLSELQAGFKIGFLIYIPFIVIDLIVSNVLLALGMQMVAPMTLSLPLKMLLFVLINGWTRLLDGLFYSYL; encoded by the coding sequence ATGAACACCGAGCAATTCGATCCGATGACCTTCGCCCTGTTCCTTGGGGCGTTGTCATTGATTCCGATGTTAATGATCGTCTGCACCTGTTTTTTGAAAATCTCGATGGTGCTGTTGATCACGCGCAATGCCATCGGGGTACAGCAGGTGCCGCCCAATATGGCGCTGTACGGCATTGCCCTGGCGGCCACACTGTTTGTTATGGCCCCGGTTTTTAACCAGATGCAGCAGCAGTTTAGCCAGGTTCCCGCCGATTTATCCAGCATGGACAACCTGAAAACCAGCGTCAGCAATGGCGTTGCACCGTTACAAAAATTCATGACCCACAATACCGATCCCGACATCCTGATCCACCTGCAGGAAAACAGCGTACGTATGTGGCCAAAAGAGATGTCGGACAGCGTCAGTAAAGACAACCTGCTGCTGGTGATCCCCGCCTTTGTGCTGTCCGAACTGCAGGCCGGTTTTAAGATCGGTTTTTTGATTTATATCCCGTTTATCGTTATTGATTTAATTGTCTCGAACGTGCTGCTGGCGCTGGGCATGCAGATGGTGGCCCCGATGACCCTGTCATTGCCGTTAAAAATGCTGCTGTTTGTGTTGATCAATGGCTGGACCCGCCTGCTCGACGGCCTGTTTTACAGTTACCTGTGA
- the sctS gene encoding type III secretion system export apparatus subunit SctS encodes MDILNLFKQAMLLVVLLSAPPLLVAVIIGVLVSLLQAVMQLQDQTLPFAIKLVAVGIALALSGRWIGVELIELAQQAFTMIPQTRA; translated from the coding sequence ATGGACATACTGAATCTGTTCAAGCAGGCGATGCTGCTGGTGGTCTTGCTGTCCGCACCGCCGCTGCTGGTCGCCGTGATCATCGGCGTACTGGTCTCGCTACTCCAGGCGGTTATGCAGTTGCAGGATCAAACCCTGCCGTTCGCCATTAAGCTGGTGGCGGTGGGCATTGCGCTGGCGCTTAGCGGCCGTTGGATCGGCGTGGAGCTGATCGAACTGGCGCAGCAGGCCTTTACCATGATCCCGCAGACCAGGGCATAA
- the sctT gene encoding type III secretion system export apparatus subunit SctT, which produces MSSDAIHTVYQFLFALTLGAARIYPCLILTPVFSFNILKGMVRTGVVLALSLMPAIGLQAQLAVQMPDWPQLIGLMLKEVTIGILLGLLLGMPFWLFQSVGALFDNQRGALIGGQLNPALGSDVTPLGLLLQQTLILLLILSIGLSGITQIIWDSYRIWPVLQWLPLPHEEGFQQYLALLADTFTHIIIYAGPLVALLLLLDFSIAILSLYSPQLQVFVLSVPAKCLVGLLFFVIYIPTLNALGEDRLLQLHDLSKLMPLILGGR; this is translated from the coding sequence ATGAGCAGCGATGCCATCCATACGGTGTATCAGTTTCTCTTCGCGCTGACGCTGGGAGCCGCACGCATTTACCCTTGCCTGATCCTGACGCCGGTCTTTTCCTTCAATATCCTTAAAGGCATGGTGCGTACCGGGGTGGTGCTGGCATTGTCGCTGATGCCGGCCATCGGCCTGCAGGCGCAGCTGGCGGTACAGATGCCCGACTGGCCGCAGCTGATTGGCCTGATGCTGAAAGAAGTGACCATTGGCATCCTGCTGGGATTGCTGCTCGGCATGCCGTTCTGGCTGTTTCAGTCAGTCGGCGCATTGTTTGATAACCAGCGCGGCGCGCTGATCGGCGGCCAGCTTAACCCGGCGCTGGGCAGTGATGTCACCCCGCTTGGCCTGTTGCTGCAACAGACGCTGATCCTGCTGCTGATACTCAGCATCGGTTTAAGCGGCATCACGCAGATTATCTGGGACAGTTACCGCATCTGGCCGGTGCTGCAATGGCTACCGCTACCGCATGAAGAGGGATTCCAGCAGTATCTTGCGCTACTGGCGGATACCTTTACGCATATCATTATTTACGCCGGCCCGCTGGTGGCCCTGCTGCTGCTGCTGGATTTCAGTATTGCCATTCTCAGTCTTTACAGCCCGCAGCTACAGGTTTTCGTGCTATCCGTACCGGCTAAGTGTCTGGTCGGCCTGCTGTTTTTTGTGATTTATATCCCCACGCTGAATGCGCTGGGCGAAGACCGCCTGCTGCAACTGCACGACCTCAGCAAACTCATGCCGTTAATCCTCGGAGGACGCTAG
- the sctU gene encoding type III secretion system export apparatus subunit SctU — protein MAEKTEKPTAKKLQDARRKGQVPQSQDVPKLLICAGLVETVLALDDVGMQKLQALMRLPLARIGQPFELALSEVVSSALVLVATFCGLTVAIAALLRIIGGWIQYGPLFAPEALKPDFNRLNPINQFKQMFSVKKLSEMFNNIVKAAAISTIFYLVLTPDLESLARLAYGDLDSFWPAVEVLLTRVSRQTLLTLLVLTLLDFGLQKYFFIKQQRMSHQDIRDEHKQSEGDPHMKGHRHALAHELLNQPAAAVKSKPVEEADLLLVNPTHYAVALYYRPELTPLPRIICKGEDGEAKALIARAQQANIPVIRFIWLARTLYRSQEGQLIPRHTLQAVAQVYRVLRQLEGQINDEVIELEAE, from the coding sequence GTGGCGGAAAAAACGGAAAAACCTACGGCTAAAAAGCTACAGGATGCACGCCGTAAAGGTCAGGTTCCGCAAAGTCAGGACGTGCCCAAACTGCTGATTTGCGCCGGACTGGTGGAGACCGTGCTGGCGCTGGACGATGTGGGTATGCAAAAACTACAGGCGCTGATGAGGCTGCCGTTGGCGCGCATTGGTCAACCTTTTGAGCTGGCGTTAAGCGAAGTGGTGAGCAGCGCTTTGGTACTGGTTGCCACCTTCTGTGGCTTAACGGTGGCGATAGCCGCGCTGCTGCGCATTATCGGCGGCTGGATCCAGTACGGCCCGCTGTTCGCGCCGGAAGCGCTGAAGCCGGACTTCAACCGCCTGAACCCGATTAATCAGTTTAAGCAGATGTTTTCCGTCAAAAAGCTCAGTGAAATGTTTAACAACATCGTGAAAGCCGCCGCTATCAGCACCATTTTTTATCTGGTACTGACGCCGGATCTCGAATCGCTGGCGCGGCTGGCTTATGGCGATCTCGACAGCTTCTGGCCCGCCGTTGAAGTGCTGCTCACCCGCGTTTCGCGCCAGACGCTACTGACGCTGCTGGTACTGACGCTGCTGGACTTTGGCCTGCAAAAATACTTTTTTATCAAGCAGCAGCGCATGAGCCATCAGGATATCCGCGATGAACACAAACAGTCGGAAGGCGATCCGCATATGAAAGGCCACCGCCATGCGCTGGCACATGAGTTACTCAATCAGCCAGCGGCAGCGGTCAAGAGCAAGCCGGTAGAAGAAGCCGACCTGCTGCTGGTTAATCCCACACACTATGCGGTAGCGCTCTATTATCGCCCTGAACTGACGCCGCTGCCGCGCATTATCTGTAAAGGGGAAGATGGGGAAGCGAAAGCGCTGATTGCCCGTGCGCAGCAGGCCAATATTCCGGTTATCCGCTTTATCTGGCTGGCGCGCACGCTTTACCGTTCGCAGGAGGGGCAGCTGATCCCGCGCCATACGTTACAGGCGGTAGCCCAGGTTTACCGCGTACTGCGTCAGCTGGAAGGCCAGATAAACGATGAGGTGATTGAACTGGAGGCCGAATAG
- a CDS encoding GNAT family N-acetyltransferase has protein sequence MSMRVTATPHPEDVNHIRQKLMAFNAQHVDVEEIKELAVFLDGDDGNKIAGLLATTWGNWMHIQLLWVEERLRGSGHGARLLQAAELEAIVRGCRRVCVDTFSFQAREFYEKQGYRLQMTLEQMPHHHRQHYLIKRLDD, from the coding sequence ATGAGTATGAGAGTGACCGCCACACCGCATCCTGAAGATGTTAATCATATCCGTCAGAAACTGATGGCGTTCAATGCACAACATGTCGATGTTGAAGAAATAAAAGAGCTGGCCGTTTTCCTTGATGGCGATGACGGCAACAAAATAGCCGGACTGCTCGCCACCACCTGGGGAAACTGGATGCATATTCAGTTGTTATGGGTCGAAGAAAGGCTGCGCGGCAGCGGCCACGGTGCCAGGTTGCTACAGGCGGCAGAGCTTGAGGCCATCGTGCGCGGCTGTCGCCGCGTTTGCGTCGATACCTTCAGCTTTCAGGCGCGGGAGTTTTATGAAAAGCAGGGTTACCGGCTGCAAATGACGCTGGAACAGATGCCGCATCATCATCGACAACATTATCTGATTAAACGACTGGATGATTAG
- a CDS encoding acyl-CoA thioesterase, with protein MFCKHYDVDPNHVDFQGVVDGLYYPFYLEWARHAYMAEALGLVLEEEFKQGRIHMLLEYTLKFKRSLKAGDKVVVTCQPQKNEKRSRVNFVQQILVNDVVYAEAVFTATCLVNGRPGVPASLAEIVG; from the coding sequence ATGTTTTGCAAACACTATGACGTCGACCCGAACCATGTTGATTTCCAGGGTGTGGTGGATGGACTTTATTATCCGTTCTATTTGGAATGGGCGCGTCATGCTTATATGGCGGAAGCATTGGGGCTGGTTCTGGAGGAGGAGTTTAAGCAGGGCCGCATTCATATGCTGCTGGAATACACCCTCAAGTTTAAGAGGAGCCTGAAAGCCGGTGATAAGGTGGTGGTCACCTGTCAGCCGCAGAAAAATGAAAAGCGCAGCCGGGTGAATTTTGTCCAGCAGATTTTGGTTAACGACGTGGTTTATGCCGAAGCGGTATTTACCGCCACCTGTTTAGTCAACGGCCGCCCCGGCGTGCCCGCCAGCCTGGCTGAGATCGTCGGATAA
- a CDS encoding ATP-grasp domain-containing protein: MDTTQSHTILIVSSELDVAQAVSRLGKLYPIQHWQFIYLLEDLLGQAGEAQKREGTFIIRDFAVHAEVEAKFEQIASMYAVTAAIPNDEFAVWIAAWANDRWQLPGLTFDVAARFRDKKRMKQIAQQAGIPTAREISMDAIHQGEATFPLVLKPRSLAGSVGVRIISDASQLAAVSIAGSDEYRDMDEQQYFIESYNPQPLYQIDAVVLQGRLAFLSVGEYIGKPIDYLNECPLGYLSVTDDHLQRFWRPFTAKILSAFDGPDGVYHIEAFGDAGEGAELLEIAFRPGSGSTIEMIQFAWGLNPDLGLVHLAAQLGLVGDVHFGRQAEAYGYMMFPKRHLAEETLYVTEVALPGIDRVPTLKMHKTRHRGDIASGEFYCHKDSLGVFVFSGDRSGVARDLKRIVEEYRVYAGPRQADCQS; the protein is encoded by the coding sequence ATGGACACAACACAATCACACACCATTCTGATCGTCTCTTCCGAACTGGATGTCGCTCAGGCGGTGAGCAGGCTTGGAAAGCTTTACCCGATCCAGCACTGGCAGTTTATCTACCTGCTGGAGGATCTGCTGGGTCAGGCCGGAGAAGCGCAGAAGCGCGAGGGAACCTTTATCATCCGGGACTTTGCCGTGCACGCCGAGGTCGAAGCGAAGTTTGAGCAGATAGCCAGCATGTATGCCGTCACGGCGGCGATCCCGAATGACGAATTTGCCGTGTGGATTGCCGCATGGGCCAACGACCGCTGGCAGTTGCCGGGGCTGACGTTCGATGTGGCGGCCCGTTTTCGCGACAAAAAACGCATGAAGCAGATCGCTCAGCAGGCCGGCATTCCGACGGCGCGAGAAATCAGCATGGATGCGATCCACCAGGGAGAAGCGACGTTTCCGCTTGTGCTGAAACCGCGTTCTCTGGCTGGCTCGGTCGGGGTCAGGATCATCAGCGATGCCAGCCAGCTTGCCGCCGTCAGTATCGCGGGCAGTGATGAATATCGCGACATGGACGAGCAGCAATACTTTATTGAAAGTTACAATCCGCAGCCCCTCTATCAAATTGATGCTGTCGTGCTGCAAGGCCGCCTGGCGTTCCTGTCGGTAGGAGAATATATCGGTAAACCCATCGACTATCTTAACGAATGCCCGCTGGGGTATTTATCCGTGACCGATGACCATCTCCAGCGCTTCTGGCGTCCTTTCACCGCGAAGATCTTGTCGGCTTTCGATGGCCCTGATGGCGTTTATCATATTGAAGCTTTTGGCGATGCGGGCGAAGGCGCGGAGCTACTTGAGATTGCTTTCCGTCCTGGCAGTGGCTCGACCATTGAGATGATACAATTTGCCTGGGGACTCAATCCGGACCTGGGCCTGGTACACCTGGCGGCACAGCTGGGTCTGGTCGGCGATGTGCATTTTGGTCGCCAGGCTGAGGCTTACGGCTATATGATGTTCCCTAAAAGACATCTCGCCGAAGAAACACTTTATGTGACCGAGGTTGCGCTGCCGGGCATCGACCGCGTGCCCACCCTGAAGATGCACAAAACCCGGCATCGCGGCGATATCGCCTCCGGTGAATTCTACTGCCACAAGGACAGCCTGGGGGTATTTGTCTTCAGCGGTGACCGTAGCGGCGTGGCACGAGATCTGAAACGGATTGTGGAGGAGTATCGGGTTTACGCAGGGCCGCGCCAGGCGGATTGCCAATCATAA
- a CDS encoding ATP-grasp domain-containing protein, whose protein sequence is MQPTQTLLIVSSELDVANTVDAVKARYGLEGWHVIYLIEDYLGVARDELKRPENFIVRDFAAASDIEAMLDNIARQHHVARVIPSDEFSVYPAALANDLWALPGLTREVARKFRDKKRMKEIALQAGIKTAREITLDDIENGRVQYPVIVKPRSMAGSVGIKIITDAEQLYAMDVDWLAEYRDMDEKQCFIEQYNPGTIHHIDCVVLNGELAFISVGEYLGTPLGFLHEKPVGVLSVDDRAIDGSWRAFTEAVLTAFDAPEGVYHIEAFADSGADPELLEIAWRPGGAAIVEMIDMVYGLDLKFIHLAAQLGLNDAIAVQRKEEAFGYMTFPKKHLATEALYVTGVALPPLDNMPTLRIHQVPAVGDVASGEFHCYKDSLGSFVFCGDRDRVARDVDYINAHYAVQVAAEKPIAR, encoded by the coding sequence ATGCAGCCAACTCAAACATTACTGATCGTCTCTTCCGAACTGGATGTCGCGAACACGGTCGATGCCGTGAAAGCAAGATACGGGCTGGAGGGATGGCATGTTATTTATCTGATAGAAGATTATCTCGGCGTGGCCCGTGATGAATTAAAACGCCCCGAAAATTTCATCGTGCGCGATTTTGCCGCTGCATCGGATATTGAGGCGATGCTGGATAATATCGCCCGTCAGCATCATGTCGCGCGGGTCATTCCCAGCGATGAATTCTCCGTTTATCCCGCCGCCTTAGCCAACGATCTCTGGGCGCTGCCTGGCCTGACTCGTGAGGTGGCGCGCAAGTTCCGTGATAAAAAGCGCATGAAAGAGATTGCGCTACAGGCCGGTATTAAGACGGCGCGGGAAATCACGTTAGATGACATTGAAAATGGCCGTGTGCAATACCCGGTTATTGTTAAACCCCGTTCTATGGCTGGCTCGGTGGGGATCAAGATCATCACTGACGCGGAGCAGCTTTATGCGATGGACGTTGATTGGCTGGCCGAATACCGCGATATGGATGAAAAGCAGTGCTTTATTGAACAGTACAACCCCGGCACCATTCACCATATTGACTGTGTGGTACTTAACGGTGAGCTGGCGTTTATTTCCGTCGGCGAATATCTGGGCACGCCGCTTGGCTTCCTGCATGAAAAGCCGGTAGGCGTACTGTCGGTTGACGATCGGGCCATTGACGGTAGCTGGCGGGCCTTTACTGAAGCCGTGTTAACCGCCTTTGATGCGCCCGAGGGGGTTTACCATATAGAAGCGTTCGCTGATTCAGGTGCAGATCCGGAGCTGTTGGAAATCGCCTGGCGTCCGGGAGGTGCAGCCATTGTCGAAATGATCGACATGGTATATGGGCTGGATCTGAAGTTTATCCATCTTGCTGCGCAGCTGGGGCTGAATGACGCGATCGCTGTCCAGCGTAAGGAAGAGGCATTTGGTTATATGACCTTCCCTAAAAAGCACCTGGCAACTGAGGCGCTGTATGTTACCGGGGTTGCTCTGCCCCCGCTCGACAACATGCCCACCCTGAGGATCCATCAGGTACCCGCCGTTGGCGATGTCGCATCAGGTGAATTTCACTGCTACAAGGATTCGCTGGGATCCTTCGTATTTTGTGGTGACCGCGATCGGGTGGCGCGGGACGTCGATTACATCAATGCCCATTATGCGGTGCAGGTGGCGGCGGAAAAACCGATCGCCCGTTAA
- a CDS encoding amidinotransferase → MHYQKEEFSYFSESQSPVEVYTEWDPLEEVIVGIMDDIRVPDWDKSLKAIIPKENSDFFQTYSGKRFPQELLAKARQEVDTLAQILQAEGIRVKRPNESNHHQPIMTPHFTTGGTFYSAMPRDCLFAIGKKIIEVPMSWRSRYFETFAFRDILNDYFTRGAEWIAAPKPMLSDDVWEKEFDFEQEFPFRSIITEVEPLFDAADFMKMGRDIIGQRSHATNKKGIEWLRRALGPDYRVHIYEFEEPAPMHIDTTILPLAPGRVLINKGWVPQIPDIFKDWEILTPPASNLPDDHPLYMSSNWIHTNVLMLDEKTVIVEEDEEALISAFRQWGFKTILCPFKHFQSFGGSFHCATLDVKRSGSLKSYI, encoded by the coding sequence ATGCATTATCAAAAAGAAGAATTCTCTTATTTTTCAGAGAGTCAAAGCCCTGTCGAAGTCTATACAGAATGGGACCCGCTGGAAGAAGTCATCGTCGGGATCATGGATGATATTCGCGTACCAGACTGGGACAAAAGCTTAAAAGCCATCATCCCGAAAGAGAACAGTGATTTTTTCCAGACTTACTCCGGTAAACGTTTTCCGCAAGAGCTGCTGGCCAAAGCCAGACAAGAAGTTGATACCTTGGCTCAAATCCTGCAAGCCGAGGGAATCAGGGTAAAAAGGCCCAATGAGTCGAATCACCACCAGCCGATTATGACGCCGCATTTTACCACCGGGGGAACGTTTTATTCCGCCATGCCAAGAGACTGTCTTTTTGCCATCGGCAAGAAAATCATCGAAGTCCCGATGTCATGGCGCAGCCGCTATTTCGAGACCTTCGCCTTTCGCGACATACTGAACGACTATTTTACGCGTGGCGCCGAGTGGATCGCTGCTCCCAAGCCGATGCTGTCGGACGATGTGTGGGAGAAGGAGTTCGACTTTGAACAGGAATTCCCGTTCCGTTCGATCATCACCGAAGTTGAGCCGCTTTTCGACGCGGCCGACTTTATGAAGATGGGCCGGGACATTATCGGCCAGCGCAGTCATGCAACCAACAAGAAGGGGATTGAATGGTTGCGCAGAGCCCTGGGGCCGGATTATCGCGTCCATATCTACGAGTTTGAAGAGCCGGCCCCGATGCACATCGATACAACGATCCTGCCGTTAGCACCGGGTCGCGTATTAATCAACAAAGGCTGGGTGCCGCAGATCCCGGATATTTTCAAAGACTGGGAGATCCTCACTCCGCCGGCCTCTAATCTGCCGGACGATCACCCCTTATACATGTCGTCCAACTGGATCCACACCAATGTCCTGATGCTGGATGAAAAGACCGTCATCGTCGAAGAAGACGAAGAAGCGCTGATCTCCGCTTTCCGTCAGTGGGGCTTCAAAACCATCCTCTGCCCGTTCAAGCATTTCCAGAGCTTCGGCGGGTCATTCCACTGCGCCACGCTGGATGTCAAACGTAGCGGCAGCCTGAAAAGCTATATCTGA
- a CDS encoding type III effector HrpK domain-containing protein yields the protein MRISSTPPSYSHSTPVSPETAAPQSAAKAPSGQDIQFGSAPGQPRDAVVAATLTGLIKAILQAASAQRGEAAKPSAGVKAPPQANSPTVATASGSSSSAENSADFLDNSPLSSPDKLEKWQPMVAHLAPGQCLQAEKELNRPLAAAQMVLAGGPDAQHAQAYIDANPALKNAIDAGKHGDNPDGKVTRADYQGFIKRMSKARDAADRDINDFLKKHPDADEGSRQMVMEAATLRANEPLVRVAALENGKAGKDMTGEDLKNLVGQNPGLAGSLRQAARSFASPGLLAQLDQGGVSGKKLAQHGPDNRFNTKNIDNWIKKQAPTDGAAFASLINQASLVNATSGVDIKHLDKDVFTHAENYSGAQKAAVMVKLQQTLATVQVGRKLHNTQKTEQALNEKIAQLQNDPSVNDWLEKAVPAQSRALVNGDPGLRQTLDRRYGQIASGKTLSDDMQRLQAGQKDKKTPADYSDALLRLDDELSLQQALRGDGVPTAKEIVARQPALGQQLTDAWQQQIAQGGWVRDHIKDKHADPLQLLAQSDIKKSAYEAVLPQQVTSLKEDGYTEAVMDALKVGKKGVGMLKTLKDAGLLSGDVKKMSGKAILNALNKTDTPLTGMKGLMKTGMGSAAGVAGLFSVAGMLASGDKAGAAKAIYDGVRGGGELAKLGVDTALKSAGRSVSASFGRMAGMAVGRAVGLVAGEASGMAAASAIGAAAGPVGWVVDGVLAIGFGISSIVGAVNKHKEQKRFDHNVDPTLDQFGIPRAH from the coding sequence ATGCGCATTTCGTCTACACCGCCTTCTTACAGCCACAGCACACCTGTATCGCCGGAGACAGCAGCGCCGCAGTCGGCGGCAAAAGCGCCTTCGGGGCAGGATATCCAGTTCGGTTCCGCGCCCGGTCAACCACGGGATGCGGTGGTGGCTGCTACCTTAACCGGGTTGATCAAAGCCATCCTGCAAGCGGCCAGCGCACAGCGCGGGGAGGCAGCGAAGCCCTCCGCTGGCGTAAAGGCGCCGCCACAGGCAAACAGCCCGACGGTGGCAACAGCATCCGGCTCGTCGTCCAGCGCAGAAAATTCAGCCGATTTTCTCGATAATTCGCCCCTGTCATCACCTGACAAATTGGAAAAATGGCAGCCGATGGTGGCTCACCTTGCGCCCGGACAGTGCCTGCAGGCGGAAAAAGAGCTTAACCGCCCGCTGGCTGCGGCGCAGATGGTGCTGGCCGGCGGGCCAGATGCTCAGCACGCCCAGGCCTATATCGACGCCAATCCGGCGCTGAAAAATGCCATTGATGCAGGTAAGCACGGCGATAATCCGGACGGAAAAGTGACGCGCGCCGATTACCAGGGCTTTATCAAGCGGATGAGCAAGGCGCGTGATGCGGCAGATCGCGACATTAATGATTTTCTGAAAAAACACCCGGATGCCGATGAAGGCTCGCGGCAGATGGTGATGGAGGCGGCAACGCTGCGTGCCAACGAGCCGCTGGTGCGGGTCGCCGCGCTGGAAAACGGCAAGGCGGGAAAGGATATGACCGGGGAAGATCTGAAAAACCTTGTCGGTCAAAATCCGGGGCTGGCCGGTTCACTGCGTCAGGCGGCGCGCAGTTTCGCCTCACCGGGTCTGTTGGCGCAGCTTGACCAGGGGGGCGTCAGCGGTAAGAAGCTCGCCCAGCACGGGCCAGATAACCGCTTCAACACGAAAAATATCGATAACTGGATCAAGAAACAGGCTCCGACCGATGGTGCCGCCTTTGCCAGCCTGATCAACCAGGCATCGCTGGTCAATGCCACCTCCGGGGTCGATATCAAACATCTGGATAAGGATGTCTTCACCCATGCGGAAAACTACAGCGGTGCGCAAAAAGCGGCGGTGATGGTGAAGTTGCAACAGACTCTGGCAACGGTGCAGGTCGGGCGCAAGCTGCATAATACGCAAAAAACCGAACAGGCTCTGAACGAAAAAATAGCCCAATTGCAAAACGATCCGTCAGTGAACGACTGGCTGGAAAAGGCCGTACCGGCGCAGAGCCGTGCGTTGGTAAACGGCGACCCTGGACTGCGCCAGACGCTCGACAGGCGTTATGGTCAGATAGCCTCGGGCAAGACGCTGAGCGACGATATGCAGCGCTTGCAGGCCGGGCAGAAAGACAAAAAGACGCCGGCGGATTACAGTGATGCGCTGCTGCGGCTGGATGATGAACTGAGCTTACAGCAGGCGCTGCGTGGGGATGGCGTTCCTACGGCAAAAGAGATTGTCGCCAGACAGCCCGCGCTGGGTCAGCAGCTAACCGATGCCTGGCAGCAACAGATAGCCCAGGGCGGTTGGGTCAGGGATCACATTAAAGACAAGCATGCCGATCCGCTGCAGCTGCTGGCGCAGTCCGATATAAAAAAGAGCGCTTATGAGGCGGTATTGCCACAGCAGGTCACCTCTCTGAAGGAGGACGGCTATACCGAGGCGGTAATGGACGCGCTGAAGGTCGGCAAGAAGGGGGTGGGCATGCTGAAAACCTTAAAGGATGCTGGTCTGCTCTCCGGGGACGTGAAGAAAATGAGCGGTAAAGCGATCCTCAATGCCCTGAATAAAACCGACACGCCGCTCACCGGGATGAAGGGGCTGATGAAAACCGGAATGGGCAGCGCGGCGGGCGTTGCCGGGCTGTTCTCCGTGGCGGGAATGTTAGCGAGCGGCGATAAGGCCGGTGCGGCTAAAGCCATCTATGACGGCGTGCGCGGCGGCGGCGAACTGGCAAAACTGGGCGTGGATACCGCATTGAAAAGCGCTGGAAGGAGTGTTTCTGCCAGCTTCGGGCGCATGGCCGGTATGGCGGTAGGGCGTGCGGTCGGCCTGGTGGCCGGAGAAGCCAGCGGCATGGCGGCGGCCAGCGCCATCGGTGCGGCGGCAGGGCCGGTGGGCTGGGTTGTTGACGGTGTGCTGGCGATTGGTTTCGGCATCAGTTCCATCGTCGGGGCGGTGAACAAGCATAAAGAGCAGAAGCGTTTTGACCATAATGTCGATCCGACACTGGATCAGTTCGGCATCCCCCGGGCGCACTGA